The Chloroflexota bacterium sequence TTCCGGGGCAACTGTGGGCACCAGGAGGGGTGTCTCCACTTCTAAGAAGCCTTCGTTAATGAAGAAGGCGCGAATGGCATCGAGAATAGAGGCACGACGCTCAAGATTGGTCTTGATTTGGATGAGGCGCAGGGATTCCGCCCGAGTCATGCCTTATTTTTACCGGTGCGTTCCACGTAGGTGCCTGTTCGGGTATCCACTTTGATGATGTCTCCCTCTTTCACGAAGGGGGGCACTCCTACTGTGGCGCCTGTTTCCAGAACGACCATCTTCTGCTGAGCGGTGACGGTATCTGTCTTAGTGGTGGTGGTGCTTTCGACCACTGCCAATTCGACGAACTTTGGCAGGTTTATATCGATAATCTTGCCATGCATACTGAGCGCGGCAACTACGAAGCCTTCCTTGAGGAAGGCCGCTCTTGTTCCGAGCTGTTCCTTACTCAGAGAGTGCTGCTCGAAGGTCTCAGTATCCATGAAGGTAAATTGTCCGCCTTCCTCATAGAGATACTGCATATCGTGGCTGGCAATGCTGACCTCCTCAACCTTTTCCCCAGAATGATAGGTCAACTCCTTGTTAGTGCTATCAAAAAGGTTGCGGAGCTTGAGGCGATATATGGCGCGGCCTTTCCCGGGTTTCACAAAATTTACATCCTCTACAGCGAACGGAGCGCCATCGATCAGTATCTTCGTATTCTTCGTTACCTCTGAGATTTCCATTGCTGCCACACTCCTTATCCTCTCGGGGCGTCCTGCCTCATGACTTTGAAATGTGCTAGACCCTCACTCGCCTTTGCCAATTTGTTACCAGAGACTCGAAGATAAAATTCCCATCCACTCCGCCGATTATCTCTTCGCAGGAACGCTCGGGGTGAGGCATCATCCCAAGCACGTTGCCTTTCTTATTGGTAATACCGGCGATGTTATGCAGAGAGCCGTTGGGGTTTGCCTCCCGGGTTATCTCGCCTTTCGGGCTGGAGTAACGGAAGGCGA is a genomic window containing:
- the efp gene encoding elongation factor P, with translation MEISEVTKNTKILIDGAPFAVEDVNFVKPGKGRAIYRLKLRNLFDSTNKELTYHSGEKVEEVSIASHDMQYLYEEGGQFTFMDTETFEQHSLSKEQLGTRAAFLKEGFVVAALSMHGKIIDINLPKFVELAVVESTTTTKTDTVTAQQKMVVLETGATVGVPPFVKEGDIIKVDTRTGTYVERTGKNKA